Part of the Spinacia oleracea cultivar Varoflay chromosome 5, BTI_SOV_V1, whole genome shotgun sequence genome, aAATTACATTCAAAATGACATTATGTCCACCCGGATCATAATATAACATGTGCTTGAGTATAATACGATGTTCCTCAGCTCTACGATTGGAGTATCTTCAGGTTTTGATGTGTATGCAAAAAAATTACGTTTGTCCCATCTTGTCTTTGATATATATTTCTTCCCGTTGATGTCCTCTAGGCTTAGATATTTGAGGATTGGGAAAGAGATGAGTACTGGGGTGATCCTCTCTCGTCTTTGATATGTATTTCATTCTGTTGATGTCCTTTACAAGTTGTAAGGTACTTTGTTCATCTTATAATTATTTTGGTGATCACTATAATTGTGTTTATAGGACAACGCAAATTGTACTCGTAGTCTTTAGTGGCCTGGAAAAATCAAAATAATGGGATGGGTGCATCCCTTGTAATGTTGGAAAACGTGAAGAATGACCATGGTACAAAATCAAGTCTAAACATCCCACCATTTTGGCACAAGAGCTTTGACGAGAGCGtttaagagcaactccaatggtgagCTACAAGATGTTGTGGTTAAGTTTGCCACATCAAATTTCTAACTACAATTGATGAAAACTATAAATGTTCACATTGGTGGGCTACAATACTTTCTAGCTCcttataatatttaatttaaataatttatttatttgagctatattttttttgagcttCGTAGTTGAAAATAGCTACAAAATTTTAACGTTGcttatgtcattgttgtaccAATGTTGGGCTACCTGTTCACATGCTCATTTTTTTTGTAAGCAGGTTCCTTTTTCACCATTGGAGTGACTTTTTTGTGATAATAGATTATTGCTTTGCTTCTGTATGGGGTGATGAAATTTCTTACAAGTTCTATGTACTTTCGGGAATAATGAGTTGTGTCTCCCCTGTTGTTAAGAGTATTGGTAACAATTTACATATAGAATACTATATTTTGTTTTGTTGAACGAATGTTACAAACCAGACTTCTTCATTTCTTGGTTGGCTAGTCCAGAACAGGTTACATACAAGGAGGGTTGTTCAAGATTGGGTTGTTGACAATTAATTGTACGTGATTTGTGGGCTTCATTATGAAACTCATAAACACATGTTGGGTAAGTGTTTTTAAACAGAGAAGTATACATAACGGATTCTGGAATGGTTGGGTACAACGAAGGAAATTACTTCCTTCCTCAGCTGATGATCTAGAGTCAGTTCAGAATTCATCATTTTAGGAAAGAATTTGCTTTTACTATTTGTGCTCTGATCCATAGAAGAATAGGAAAAGTTCCTTTATGAACATTTGTATTGAATGTATAAATATGGTTGTAAAAGAAGttgaatactccctccgtcccttaatactcgcaccgtttctacttgacacgcttgccaatgcacaactttgaccaccaatatctttaactacatattataaaaacttgtaaaaaattaatattttgaaaatatgtattaagatgaagccaacaatatattatatactaacatttattttcatatactagaaataaaatagggtcaaagtgaattatatgaatagtgcgaaaagtcaaaacggtgcgagtattaagggacagagggagtactttgTTAGAAATAGAGTGATAAATGTTAATAGGCAGAGGATTAGTGGTGATAGTACACTGTTCTTAGGCCTTGTTTATGCCTAGTGGTTTATTTCTTAGGTGGACTTAGGTTGtaatatttttgttaaaaatataGTAATTTGTTTGCAAAGGGAAATGATAAAAATGACTTGAAAATTTGCAATCTCTAAGGATTTCATGAGAATTCAATTTGagaccattttttttaaaataaattatatttcaCACCTAAATCAGGCTATATGAGTTGAGAAGAAAATTCAAGCTACAAATCGCTTTTTTATTTAAAGGAAAAAAATAGTACTAAATtgtgatgttttttttttcagtttgaTTTTAATAGAAGataaaatgtttgaacaattaGAATATAGTTAGTATGATAACACAATTAGAAGATATTAGTATAGTTATATATACTTCCCCTATTTTTCAAAGTAGTTGTATCATTTGACTTTCACGTTACCAACTTAAAACTTTAACCAcctgtatttataaattatatatatatatatatatatatatatatatatatatatatatatatatatatatatatatattagtaaatattaaaaaaagttGATGTATTAAACTATACATTGAGACAAATCCAACAACATTTTACGTAAtaatatttgtttttatttactAGAAGAAAATTATGGTCAAAGTAAGAAAAATGAATTGTCCAAAAGTAAaaatggtgcaactatttaGGAGCGGAGGTACTATTTTATTTTTGCTAAATATAACTTTTTGGGGGGATTatgaacttgactgatgcttAAAAAGACTTTTAGAGGATATCCTAAACTCCACAAATGCAGGAAAAAACGTTTTTGGCAATCTAAATTTCAGTAATGCTaaaaacgagttttaaaagcAACCACACTATAACTAATTCTATCAAAGTACTTTAAGAGGCAACATCAATTTCACTAATGCTAAAAAGATTTTTTAGAGGCAATCATAATTTTACTGATGCTATATTAAAATTTGTAGGGCAACCTTAATGTCACTAATGCCAAAAATAATGAGTTTATACAGCAGAAAAAGTTCCAGCAGCATATGGCACACCAGATTGAGGGATCCATTTATCACCGTTAACAAACAACTTAGCTGGAGTAAAACCATCAGCTTGTTGTGCAGTCAAAGTCTTAAGTCCAGCCCATTTAACTCTCTTAGTTGTATCAGCACCTGTGCCCTTGTTTTGGTACTCGGCATAAAACAATGTGTCTAGTGCAAAGGTACCTCTCCATTCTGTCCATCCCTGAGGAGCTATGGAGTCGTCAATGTTTGAGTACATGAAGATGGTTCGAGAGTATTCCTTCCATGGGCGTCCCAAGAAAGCTGGGAACTGATCTTTAACAGCCTTGTAGTCAGGTTCACCAGATACGGTACAACCTTCAAACACAAATGCTCCTGGTCCTTTCTCTTCGGTTCTTCCTTGGGCTGTTACCATGCATTGTTGGTCAGGTCCTGGCTTCCTTACGAACAACTTGCAGTTTTGGAACACAGCTTGTGCATCACCGAAGATGAAATCAATTGTTCCTGACACAGTGCAGTCCCTGTAGAATTGACGCCCTCTCACCGCGTATAATGTGTCTTGGTTTCCCACAACGTGACAGTTGTATATGACAGCGAAATCACTTACCACCCTAAGGGCTACGGCTTGGTGCCCATCTGGTCCTGCAGTGTTCTCAAATGTTATGTCCCTAGCCATGAACCCATCTCCAACAGCACCTGTAAAATTCAAATATAAAGTAATCCAATTATGTATTAGATAACCAAACACCAATGTACAAcactttaaaattaaaaaaatacacatatatatatatatatatacacacacgTATGTACTTACCGACGGTGGAggtcttaaaagtttgaataccATCAGCAAAGCTTTTGCTCCCGGTAATGATAGTCTTGGTAGGTCCATCACCGACCAAAACGACATTTGTATGCTTCTTCTCGATGAGGACATACTCCTTGTAAGTACCAGCCTTAATGTAGATGATGAAGGGTGTAGGGTTTTTCAATGGAACCTTTGCCACGGCTTCGCCAATGGTCTTGTACTGCCCTGAACCATCCTGAGCAACAATAGCGTCAGGCTTGATCTGAGAAACAGGGACATCCATGATTTTGCGTTTGGGGTCGTTCACCCAAGCTGGCATCTCACCAGCAACCCACACACCCTTTCCTTCCTTAAGGAGACGTCTGTTAGCAGCAGAAGCACCACCATTACCGAGTGCACTAAGGTCAAGCCCGGGAATGTCAAGGTATTGAAGCATAGACTTGGCCTCAGTGATGATGTTCAATGCATTGCTGCTAAGCTCACGTGACACATTGAAGAAGCTACGCATCTTAGTGCCTGCATCACTGGTACAATTCTCAAACGCCTCGAAACAAACTTCTTGATAAGTAATGGCACCACCAACCCAAATCCTTAGATCCTCAAGGAAGTCATCCACATTTTCCATAGTGAAGGCACCCATAGAATCTATGGTTCTTTCAAGATCATTGATGGCATAACCAACAACTTCCTTACATATCTCCAAACCCTCGGCGGCACGAGGATCATCCTTAGCAGCCTTGATAGTGTTGGATTTCTCCAATGCTTTGGTTATTTCATCCTTAGCCACCCTAAATGCTGCCTGGACCAGCTGCTTCGGGTCAGTGGTGTTACCTGCAGAATTTGTCAACGTGCTCTCACAAGCTTGCTTGTAACGTGTTGGTTGACAAATGCTTTGGACTGCCTTTGTACCAGAGGCAATCTTGTGATCATCGCCACCTTTTGGAGACGCTCCGTTGTTATCATTGTGCCCGAACTTCGACACACCAATTGTCACAGCCGCCACGCATGCCACCACACATATTGCCGAGATAGCTATAACAATAGGACTTTTGGCCATTTCTTTaaccttttgttttttttcctttttgttttttgtgttttaTTAGTAGAGTTTTTGgggctcaatttttttttaatattttttatttgttattgGAATTTGAGGAAGCCCCAAGTAGGCTATGAAATGATGATTGAGATTGGTGAACGAAGACTTGTTTATATAGTgagaacaaaaaagaaaataaagaatgaTGCAGCGCATCAATTGCATCCAACGCTAAAAATGTGGTGGACgtttttctaaaaataaagtGTTTTTAATTCTTTATATGGGTTAACTTTTTTTGGGGTTGATTAACTTTTGGAGAATAAGtggattataattaatttaagcGTTTATGGTTAGTCAAATCATCTTCAGAACAATGTTAATTTACTATATTTAAAAATATACTATGTTTAGATTATTAAATTGTAATTATGTATTATTAGAAATGGTCATATAATACTTTAGCTAATCgaaaaattattatatttttatgcATTACATTCTTCTATTATTTCTATATTATTACTTATGGTCCTCGTtttttacttgcaccatttgatgttttacgtttgccaatgcaaatTTTAGCCATTAATATTTCATTACACATTAGCtacaattataaaaaaaattgaaaatatatatcgagacgaatctaatatgATTTTACGTGACTCTATGATTAATTATGTATAAATtacaaaattttgataaaagagaGTGTGTGAATAGTATAAGTAAAAAACCAAGTATTAATAGTTATGCGTTTTTCCTtctaattataaatttataacaagAAAAGTATGATCACTTAAAATTACGCTCCCAattttttaatctttttacttttacttttacttttacttcaTTAATGCATAACTATAATTAATCAATTTTTAATTATGAACAAAGTGAAAGTTatttgaaaataattaatattttgaacaTATACATACATTACGTGGTACAATTCCAATAATAATTTACATCAAAAAAATTTAGTTTTAGTACAATTGTACACATTGTTAGTAGAATCAAGATCAGGATCGTACGATCGTACGATCCTGTGATCCGGATTTGACGAATCGATCCGGATCACACATGGAATCGCAAAGAAGGTAGGACGGAATAAGATCGTTTGAGATCATTTGGGATCGTATGGGATCGTATGGGTTTGTGATCCCATTCACGATTTTAACGATCCTATAAAAAAGTTCAATTTTATGGGTGAACTCTTAATTCTCAAGCAGATCTGACGGCAAATAGATTGTACATGTCTAAGTAGAAGAAAAGTCGACGGATGTAATTTAATTATGAGGAGCAGTGATGGAATTTATTTTAAGCATCTCCGATTCTCCATTAACTCTCCTCTTTGGTTTTTAAATTGGGAAAAGTCGAAGAAGAagagtaaaatattttttttgagatacTCCTTATTTTATTTGTCTTTTTGGGATACTTTTGATCTCCATTATCGTGCCTAACTTTTGCTATCACGTAACTAACTTGCCCAAATTTTTGGTTGCATAGCTATGCATGCAATTCTGCATGCATATGAGCTTCAATGCTTCGTTTTAGTAGTTTCAACCTTCTTTTTTTAGTGCATTATTatgtttcttttttaaaaaaaataaaaaaataaataataaataataaatttaatttttttattttacatgTTTTCCAGAAAAAAACATCTCATTATTTTAGTAAGCTGGAAGCACACATAAGGAATAAACAAATGGACATTTAAAGTAATTTAATGAATATTTTAGCGACGCCTTTTCAGCCATTTTTCGACGCTATTCGTCGTCGTGAAATTTGGACCCGACGCTTTCTTCAAGCGTCGAGAAAAAACAAGTCGAGATTTTCTCGACGCCATTTTTCGTCGCCAATTGAGACGCTTTTCTTCGCCTACAACTTTTGTTTGGCGTCGACAATATCGACGCTTCAAAGCGTCTAGAATATCAAATAGGTGTCCATAATAATTTTTCCCGCCTTACTGACTGTTACCTATTTTATATTCTCGACGCTTAAAAGTGTCTAGAATGTCTGTTGGCAGAAATATTAAATCTGCTTGAGCTCGATATCATGACAACAAAAAGCGTCCATGTTTATCATATAAGCTGGTTTATCATATATGCATATAAATTACCtttattcatcataaaattaagaCAAGATCAACCGAACccgaattttgaataatttaactTCGATTTACGTaacattaaaattaaattataaaaatctTGAAGTAGTACGTTAAAATCCATAGTACATGATAATGTACTAACCAACATCCATAGTACTTAAATGTCACTAACTAATAATCAAAAATACAAAATGTATCTACTAAACCGAAGAACTAAAGCCTAGAAAAACTAGGATCTAATGGTGGTACGTAGTAGCTTATACGAAGCTCAAGTGTTCAGGCCTTCATTCGCGTGTTGCTCCTTATCATGTTGGACGATCTtcaaagaaaacaaaacaaaacaatgaGTTGGAAATCAAAATCACCGGTCATAAGAAATCAACCAAAACAACCATGAAACAATAAATGCAAACTCAATGATAGTTTTCTGCATAAGCATAATCAAATTGAATGTAGCAGCTTACATAAGCATAATCAAACTTCATAACTCCATGATAGTTCTCTGCATAACTAGATAAGAATAATCGAACTGCATAACTCCATGGTAGTATCTTACATGCATGCAATCATATAGGATTATGCAAGACAGTGACCCTCCTATATGCTCCGGATAAGGACATTAATCAAATTGATTTAGTGAAAGTACCTTTCTATTATGATGGGATGAGGTTTACAGTTTGGACACCATTCATCATATAAGATGAATTTGTTTCCATAACGTGGCAGTATATGACTCAGTTTTTTTTAAATGAGAGAGTGTATAATGGTGCAATACATGGCAGTATGGCACAGGCTGGACGCATCCATTTAGATTTACAAAAGAAGCATACTAAATTGAGTTAATTGGCCATAAAAAGGCTTCCCATTCTGTAGAAAGAAAAAAACAGCATGTTAGCTAAACAGCATGTTAAGCATACTAAATAAGGCTTAAGTTAATAACAGagtaacaaagaaaaaaacaccaCTCAGACAATAAACATGTTAGCTATTTTTCTTAACTTATCCGAAAAAGGACGACGGACATAGAATTATATGAACAACTAGGATAGCAGCAGAAAACAACACTAGAACAACAAATTGGATAGCAGCACAAAAAAGAGCACCAGAGCAACAAATTGCAATATATAATAGAAGCAGTAACCAAACAAGTCCGCCCCTAACCGCAAAGAACACTCAGAAACACTATTGATACTATTTTTCAGTTTATTGGACCATTCTACATCTTCTGCTTTCCATTTATCAAAATGTGATTGTAACAAGCAGAGATTTGATTACACCATTCATAGGAAATACAACATTCTAAAATTCTACAGATATTGAACTTCCATCCTTCGTTAGTATGCAAAAACTGAAAACTTATCAAGAGTTGAAGACACATTCTGCCACCCTCACTAGATCACCACTAACATTAATGAATAACAATAATCATGTTCCAAAATTACAAACGATAATTTCAAACTTCAGGGATAATAAActgataaaaaaaagaagataatTAACAAAATCTTGCCAAAAATTTCCTTTCCAGAAATGTGGAATGCAATTGACAGAAACATTGATTCTCGGAATAATCGATG contains:
- the LOC110805876 gene encoding pectinesterase-like; protein product: MAKSPIVIAISAICVVACVAAVTIGVSKFGHNDNNGASPKGGDDHKIASGTKAVQSICQPTRYKQACESTLTNSAGNTTDPKQLVQAAFRVAKDEITKALEKSNTIKAAKDDPRAAEGLEICKEVVGYAINDLERTIDSMGAFTMENVDDFLEDLRIWVGGAITYQEVCFEAFENCTSDAGTKMRSFFNVSRELSSNALNIITEAKSMLQYLDIPGLDLSALGNGGASAANRRLLKEGKGVWVAGEMPAWVNDPKRKIMDVPVSQIKPDAIVAQDGSGQYKTIGEAVAKVPLKNPTPFIIYIKAGTYKEYVLIEKKHTNVVLVGDGPTKTIITGSKSFADGIQTFKTSTVGAVGDGFMARDITFENTAGPDGHQAVALRVVSDFAVIYNCHVVGNQDTLYAVRGRQFYRDCTVSGTIDFIFGDAQAVFQNCKLFVRKPGPDQQCMVTAQGRTEEKGPGAFVFEGCTVSGEPDYKAVKDQFPAFLGRPWKEYSRTIFMYSNIDDSIAPQGWTEWRGTFALDTLFYAEYQNKGTGADTTKRVKWAGLKTLTAQQADGFTPAKLFVNGDKWIPQSGVPYAAGTFSAV